The Streptomyces sp. NBC_01439 genome contains the following window.
GGCGGGTGTGCCGAGCAGGACGCCGAGCCGCTCGGGCGGTACCAGGGCGGACAGGATGCCGTCGCTCTGCGGCCAGGTGCTGCCGAGGACCCCTTCGGATTCGGAGAGGCCGCTCCGGCCGAGTTCGCGCCAGAACGGCCGGTCGTACGCGGCGACGAACTTCGCGGCGAGGGACTAACGTTGGCGGTGTAGGGAGGCGAGGCGCTCGTCGCTCACGCCGGTGACGGCGACCTCGCGCAGCGGGCCGACGGGCAGGGCACTGACGACGGCGCCGGCGATGAGGGTCTCGCCGCCGTCCAGCCGTACGGAGCAGTGGCCGGGCCGGCGGACCGTCACGGCCCGGACGGGCGCGCCGGTGCGGATGCGTCCGCCGAGGTCGGCGGCCATGCGCAGGGCCACCGTTGCGGAGCCCTCGGCGACCCGGAGGCCTTCCCATGCTTCGTAGTCGTAGGCGCCGGGGCCGGGGACCGCGGCGTGCTTGCGCAGGGCGGCGAGGAGGGAGGTGCGCTCGTACGAGCCGTCGGCGAGGGCGAGTTGGCCTATCTCCCAGAGGCGGACGACGGCCGGGGTGGCTCCCTGGGCGCGCAGCCAGTCGCCGACGGACGTCCGGTCGAGGGCCGCCGCGTCGGGGTGGGACCAGGGGTCGGCCGGGTCGACGGCCCGGGCGAGTGCGCGGAAGGCGGCGGTGACCTTCTGGTGGCAGGCGTCGTCGCCGGGGCCGAACCAGTGGGGCGGATCGCCCGCGCAGACCCCTTCGGGGGTGGCGCGGGTGAGGGCGCCGGGCTCGGCGACGTAGCTGGGGACCAGGGTGAGGCCGAGTTCCGCGGCGAGGTCCAGGTAGGCGGTGTGGGCGCGGCCGACGACCTCTCCGCCGAGTTGGACCAACCGGCCGTCGGGGAGTCGGGTCTGTTCGACGCGTCCGCCGACCCGGTCCCGGGCCTCGACGACGAGGACGTCTGCTCCGCCGGCGGCGAGGTCGCGCGCCGCGGCGAGGCCGGCCAGGCCGGCGCCGAGCACGATGACGTCGTGGTTCATGGGGGTGTTCCTTAGGTCGGGGCGGCTTCAGTCCAGGACGAGGCAGTGTTCGGGCTTCCAGCCGATCTCGACGCGCTCGCCGCCGCTCCAGCGGTCCTCCCTGCGGGACCGGACGGTGTTCTGCTCCAGTACGGACACCGTGACGCCGGGGGCCAGTTCGATCAGGTACGTGGTGGTCGGACCGCAGTAGACGGTCTCGCGGACGACCCCGGTGGCGCGGGCCATGTCCGGCTCCAGGTCGGACAGCCAGATCTTCTCGGGGCGGATCGACAGGTTCACCCTGCTGCCTTCGGGGACGGACGGCCGCTGGCCCACGGGCAGTTCGGGGCCTTCGTCGAGGACGACCCGGCCGCAGCGGTAGCTGCCGGGCACGAGGTTGGAGGTGCCCATGAAGGAGGCGGTGAAGCTGCTCGTGGGGCGCTCGTACACGTCCTCGGGCGTTCCGCACTGCTCGACGCGACCCTCGTTCATGACGGCGAGGCGGTCCGACATGGTCAGGGCCTCGTCCTGGTCGTGGGTGACGAAGACGAAGGTGATGCCGACCTCGCGCTGGATCTGCTTGAGCTCGACCTGCATGTGGCGGCGCAGTTTGAGGTCGAGGGCGGCCAGCGGCTCGTCGAGGAGCAGGACCTGGGGCCGGTTGACGAGGGCGCGGGCGAGGGCGACGCGTTGTTTCTGGCCGCCGGAGAGGGTGGCCGGTTTGCGGTTCGCGAGGTGCCCGAGCTGGACGAGGTCGAGCATGCCCGAGACCCGCTCGCGGATCTCGGCGCGGCCGACGCCCTTGCGCTTCAGGCCGAAGGCCACGTTGTCGGCGAGCGAGAGGTGGTCGAAGAGGGCGTAGCTCTGGAAGACGGTGTTGACGTTGCGCTTGTTGGGCGGCAGGTCGGTGACGTCCTGGCCGTCGAGGAGGACGCCGCCCGCGGTGGGGGCGGAGAAGCCGCCGATCATCCGTAGGAGGGTGGTCTTGCCGCAGCCGGAGGGGCCGAGGAGGGAGAAGAACTCGCCCGGTGCGATGTCGAGTTCGACGTCGCGCACGGCGTGGACGCCGCCCGCGGCGGGGTACTGCTTGCTGACGCGGTCGAGGCGGACGGCGGGGGTCGGACGGATGGGGGTCGGGGTCAGCAGGGGGGTCGACGTCGGGGTGGTGGTCGTGGGGGTCGGTTGCTCGGGTGTCGCGGGCATGATTGTCACTTCCTGGAGAGCAGGTCGAGGCCGCCCCTGCGCCCGAACAGGCGCGGGATGGCGAGGGCGAGGACGATGAGGCCGATGGAGCCGGCCAGCATCAGGGTGCCGACGGCGTTGATGGTGGGTTGCACGCCGAACCTGATCGCCGAGTAGATGCGCACGGACAGCGGTTGCGGGTCGACGCCGGTGGTGAAGTAGGCGAGGATGCTGGGCAGCAGCGCGGGCAGGGTCACCAGGCGCAGTGCCTGCCCGCGGGTGGCACCGAGGTCCATGGCGGCCTCTTCGACCTCCGGGTTGAGGGCGGCGATGCGGGAGCGGAGGATGACGGTCACGTAGGAGACGGAGAAGGTGATCTCGGCGAGCATCACGGTGGTGGTGGAGAGCGTGATGCCGAGGCCCTTGAAGAGGAGCATCGCCGCGACGCCCGTGACGATCTCCGGGGTGATCAGCGGGACGAGCATGATCAGGCCGGCGAACGAGCCGAGGCGGCTGCGGCTGCGTACGAGGCCCAGGGCCAGGGCCACCCCGAGGACGAGCGAGCCGGCCATGGCGACCAGGGACACCCGCAGGCTCATGCCGAGCGAGTCGAGGAGCACCTCGTCGTGGAGGATGGCCGTGTACCAACGGAAGCTGACGCCGTCGAAGACGGTGAGGGACTTCTGGGAGTTGAAGGAGAACAGGACCACGACGCCGACGGGAAGGTAGAGGAGCGCGAAGAAGAGGGCGGTGACGGCGACCGCGAAGCGGGGGCGGCGCTCGGCTGTGCCCCGGCGGCGGCGCTGCGGGGTGCGGGTGTCGGTGCCCGGGCCCGGGCCCGGGCTGGTGCTGGTGCTGGTGCTGGTACTGCTACGGGTGCTCATCGGGCGGCCTCCGCCTCGTCCTTGCGGGTGCGTCGCAGGTAGCCGAGCTTCCCGAGGAACATGACGGCCATCAGCAGCATGGTGAGGGCCGAGCCCAGCGGCCAGTTCTGGCCCTGGAAGAACTTGTCCTGGATCAGGTTGCCGATCATGATCTGGTCGGGGCCTCCCATGAGCTGGGCGCTGACGAAGTCGCCCATGGCGGGCAGGAAGACGAGGACGCAGCCGGCGGCCGCTCCCTGCCGGGTGGCGGGGACGGTGACGAAGAAGAAGGTGCGCAGGGGGCCTCCGTAGAGGTCGCGGCCGGCCTCTATGAGGGAGGTGTCCATGCGTTCCATCGCCGCGTACAGCGGGATGATCATGAAGACGACGAAGCCGTAGACGAGCCCGGCGATCACTCCCGCACCGGTCTGGAGGATCTTGGTGTCGTCGTCGGCGAGACCGGTCGCGCGCAGGGCTTTCAGCAGCGGGCCGTCGTCGGAGAGGACCACGGACCAGCCGTACATCCGGACCAGGTAGTTGGCGAAGAACGGGACGACGATCGCGGCGATCAGCAGGTTCTGGTGTGGTGGCCACGGCAACCGGGCCCACCCGCCCGGTCCACGGGCGCCGACACGGGGAGCAGCCAACGTGACCAAGGCCGAGCGCGCACTCGAGACGCGTGAGCGAATCCTCACGGCCGCGTGCGAAGTCATCGCCGACATCGGCTTCGAGAACGTCAGCATGCGCAAGGTCGCCGAGCACGGCGGTATGTCGAAGGCCCTGCTGCACTACCACTTCGACACGCGGGAGAAGCTCTTCGCCGAGGCGATGACGCACTCCTTCGCCCAGACCGGTACGGACACCGAGGGAGTTCCCGACTCGGTGCCCTCCTCGGTCGTCCTGGCCCGCATCCTGCGGAGCATGCTGCCGACCGACGCGGAACTGCGCCAGGACTGGAAGCTCTGGCAGGAGTTGTGGGTACGGGCCCAACGCGACGCGGCGGCCCGACATTTGGCCGTCGACCTGTACGACCAACTGCACGCGTGGGTCGGCGGAGCCGTGGAACGGGGCATCCGCTCGGGGGAGTTCGCCGACTGCGACGTCAGCGCGCTCGGCACCCTGGTGCTGGCCCTGTGCGACGGCCTCGGCATCCGCCTGATGCTCGACGACCCCCGGGTGGACCTCGCGACGGCCCGGTCGACTATCTGGCGGGCCATCGCGCCCACGCTGGGCATCGCCCCGGAGTTCCCGGACGTGTGACCGGTCCGGTCGATCCGGTCGGTCCGGTCGGACGTCCGGGTCAGCCCGGACCGTGCACGGTCTGGACGCGGCCGGTCGGGTCGACGGTGAGGGCGACGCGCTCCGTCTTGTTCCCCAGGGCGAGCACGATCCACACGACGCCCCAGAGCAGGCAGGTGAAGATAGTCAGGATCGCGTGCAGGAGGTGGTTGACGTTGCCGCCGCGCACCAGCACCGCCTGGGTCGGGGAGCGCGATTCGACGCGCCATCCGAGGGCGACGTACTGGTTCACCGTCCAGTCGAGGACCGCGGTGCGCCGTGCGTCGTCGAGCGGCTCGCCCGGGGGCGCGTTGAACAGCTCCGGGGGCGGGTCCGGAAGCGGCCCCCAGCCCTTCGGTTCGTCGGACTTGGCCATGTGTTCTGCCTCCCCACGCGTCGGGGCCGCCGGAGGGCGGCACCGGGGCGGGACGGTTTCGGTGCGGTCCCGCACATCCCAGGGTGCGCCGGACGGGCGGGTCCAGCATTCCGAGCCGGCCGGACCGGGCCGCTCATCGGATGTGCGTTCGAGTTCGAGCCCGGCCCTCCGGGCATTGTCAGTGGCGGGTCCTACAGTCGGAGCATTCCCATCCAAGGGTTGAGGCGGGCTGCCTCGCTGCACGATCCCGCCCCACCGGACCCCCTCGGGGGACAGCGCCCGGTGGGGTGGCGCGCGGCCCTGCCGGGGGGCTCGCAGGCGGTCCTGCCGGGGGGTCAGTCCCAGAACTCGCCGTCGTGCGGCAGGGCGGCGAAGTGCTCCGGGTCGTGGGAGAGGAAGACCCGGATGCCGGACCGGGACAGGGCGCGCAGCCGCCCGTAGGTCAGCATCTTCTCCTGGGTGTTCCAGTCGCTGAGCATCGGCACGTCGTGCTCCAGCCCCTGCTGGAGGTGGGCCGCGTCGCCCATGAGCGCGATCCGCCCGTGGTGGTCGAGGTCGAGGATGACCCCCTGGTGGCCGGGGGTGTGCCCGGTGGTGCGCACGAGGGTGAGCGTGCCGTCCCGGAACAGGTCGGTGTCACCGCTCAGTTCGAGGAAGTCGTAGTTCCGGCCGCCCGCATAGTCCTCGAAGGCGTAGCCCCGGGCCGTCCAGCGGTCCGGCCACCACGCGTGGCGCAGCTCGTCGTGCTGGGCCACGTGCACGGCGTGCGGGAAGTAGGTCATCCCTCCGGCGTGGTCGA
Protein-coding sequences here:
- a CDS encoding N-acyl homoserine lactonase family protein codes for the protein MVTPRLRVTTLDAGPFTLPKSDLLYGASGTVTVPSTVAVIEHATHGPILFDTGVNHCVADPEAAEAHWGPGLRAAYGAEGFTRAHAVDAQLERLGYRLADVRYVLYSHLHLDHAGGMTYFPHAVHVAQHDELRHAWWPDRWTARGYAFEDYAGGRNYDFLELSGDTDLFRDGTLTLVRTTGHTPGHQGVILDLDHHGRIALMGDAAHLQQGLEHDVPMLSDWNTQEKMLTYGRLRALSRSGIRVFLSHDPEHFAALPHDGEFWD
- a CDS encoding ABC transporter permease, with protein sequence MPWPPHQNLLIAAIVVPFFANYLVRMYGWSVVLSDDGPLLKALRATGLADDDTKILQTGAGVIAGLVYGFVVFMIIPLYAAMERMDTSLIEAGRDLYGGPLRTFFFVTVPATRQGAAAGCVLVFLPAMGDFVSAQLMGGPDQIMIGNLIQDKFFQGQNWPLGSALTMLLMAVMFLGKLGYLRRTRKDEAEAAR
- a CDS encoding ABC transporter ATP-binding protein, giving the protein MPATPEQPTPTTTTPTSTPLLTPTPIRPTPAVRLDRVSKQYPAAGGVHAVRDVELDIAPGEFFSLLGPSGCGKTTLLRMIGGFSAPTAGGVLLDGQDVTDLPPNKRNVNTVFQSYALFDHLSLADNVAFGLKRKGVGRAEIRERVSGMLDLVQLGHLANRKPATLSGGQKQRVALARALVNRPQVLLLDEPLAALDLKLRRHMQVELKQIQREVGITFVFVTHDQDEALTMSDRLAVMNEGRVEQCGTPEDVYERPTSSFTASFMGTSNLVPGSYRCGRVVLDEGPELPVGQRPSVPEGSRVNLSIRPEKIWLSDLEPDMARATGVVRETVYCGPTTTYLIELAPGVTVSVLEQNTVRSRREDRWSGGERVEIGWKPEHCLVLD
- a CDS encoding ABC transporter permease codes for the protein MSTRSSTSTSTSTSPGPGPGTDTRTPQRRRRGTAERRPRFAVAVTALFFALLYLPVGVVVLFSFNSQKSLTVFDGVSFRWYTAILHDEVLLDSLGMSLRVSLVAMAGSLVLGVALALGLVRSRSRLGSFAGLIMLVPLITPEIVTGVAAMLLFKGLGITLSTTTVMLAEITFSVSYVTVILRSRIAALNPEVEEAAMDLGATRGQALRLVTLPALLPSILAYFTTGVDPQPLSVRIYSAIRFGVQPTINAVGTLMLAGSIGLIVLALAIPRLFGRRGGLDLLSRK
- a CDS encoding TetR/AcrR family transcriptional regulator encodes the protein MTKAERALETRERILTAACEVIADIGFENVSMRKVAEHGGMSKALLHYHFDTREKLFAEAMTHSFAQTGTDTEGVPDSVPSSVVLARILRSMLPTDAELRQDWKLWQELWVRAQRDAAARHLAVDLYDQLHAWVGGAVERGIRSGEFADCDVSALGTLVLALCDGLGIRLMLDDPRVDLATARSTIWRAIAPTLGIAPEFPDV